A stretch of Colletotrichum lupini chromosome 2, complete sequence DNA encodes these proteins:
- a CDS encoding vacuolar calcium ion transporter, translating to MPFHAVYMYPRMPGGSRHLTFSEAAGSEASLISRDLLLLENRTLPQPVESPQVKEAIRKKMFSLWLNCLLIFVPIGVWAFWSDKAPLVIFITNALAVVPLSSLLTGATEMIASDAGDTVGALLNITMGNLVELILFVPFIAPIKSFNGADVRSIALKHNQIQVVQASILGSMLVNLLPILGTALCVCGVSQQEPALDTSETQLLGCLLFVSVFVLLTGDHTFQARDGANEAMLTMGRASFFVVLFIYIFYFIHELREQHISAIRHQDVADLEDGRAIVSPDPPSSSRTRRLEDSRLGIWNGTNEVRCANTDTFVELDSIDGSSRSASSREDRESERGRKENKIEQRDSRASSCDSLESLSRQSLCHSTADPTHLNRISQTTTGAHRWSFSDRLRIFQTSRSKVATLRDREKSSRRSLGQKAVSVITLIISSALMSMSTEFLVGTIDDITHQGHLSESFIGLIILPVIGNVAEYVTVVTMASKEKLDLAIAVAAGSAIQIALCAAPITILAGWIMHRDAAFDFSLFEAAALLGAAALSTRLLMSDGRSNLKMPGIKGTLIKGNANSG from the exons ATGCCCTTCCACGCGGTGTACATGTACCCTCGGATGCCCGGAGGCAGCAGACATCTGACCTTTTCCGAAGCTGCCGGCTCTGAGGCTAGTCTCATCTCACGCGATCTTTTGCTCTTGGAAAATAGAACTCTTCCACAACCTGTAGAGTCACCGCAGGTCAAGGAAGCAATTCGAAAGAAAATGTTTTCATTGTGGCTCAATTGCCTTCTCATCTTCGTACCCATCGGCGTCTGGGCGTTTTGGTCTGATAAAGCTCCCCTGGTCATATTCATCACCAATGCCCTAGCGGTGGTTCCACTGTCCTCTTTGCTCACTGGAGCTACTGAGATGATTGCATCTGATGCGGGCGATACGGTCGGAGCTTTGCTAAACATAACAATGGGAAACCTCGTGGAGCTGATTTTATT CGTGCCATTTATTGCTCCCATCAAGTCGTTTAATGGTGCTGATGTCCGCAGCATCGCCCTCAAACATAATCAGATCCAAGTCGTTCAAGCGTCAATCCTTGGTTCAATGCTTGTCAACTTACTGCCAATTCTTGGCACCGCTCTATGTGTCTGCGGAGTATCGCAACAGGAGCCGGCCTTGGATACTTCAGAGACTCAGCTCCTTGGCTGCCTCCTGTTTGTTTCCGTCTTTGTTCTTCTGACCGGTGA CCATACGTTTCAAGCACGCGATGGCGCGAATGAAGCCATGTTGACAATGGGCAGAGCTTCATTCTTTGTGGTTCTGTTTATTTACATCTTTTATTTCATACATGAACTGAGAGAGCAACACATCTCTGCGATCCGACACCAAGATGTGGCGGACCTAGAAGATGGCAGAGCGATAGTATCACCTGACCCTCCATCATCGTCTCGGACCCGTCGTCTTGAGGACTCCCGTTTGGGTATATGGAATGGCACCAACGAAGTCCGCTGTGCTAATACTGATACCTTCGTCGAGCTCGATAGCATTGATGGTTCCTCACGTTCCGCGTCCTCACGTGAGGATAGAGAATCAGAACGCggaagaaaagaaaacaaGATCGAACAAAGAGACAGCCGCGCGAGCTCTTGCGATAGCTTAGAGTCGTTGAGCCGTCAGTCGCTTTGTCATTCGACTGCGGATCCTACTCACCTCAATAGAATCTCTCAGACTACTACCGGCGCTCATCGATGGTCTTTCTCAGATAGATTGCGCATCTTCCAGACTAGTCGTTCGAAAGTTGCAACTCTTCGAGATCGAGAAAAGAGCTCCCGGAGATCCTTGGGACAAAAAGCGGTTTCCGTCATCACCTTAATCATAAGCTCGGCCTTGATGTCAATGTCCACCGAGTTTCTCGTCGGAACCATTGATGACATAACTCATCAAGGCCATCTGTCAGAGTCTTTTATCGGCTTGATAATTCTGCCGGTCATTGGGAACGTGGCAGAGTACGTCACTGTCGTGACGATGGCGTCGAAAGAGAAACTAGACCTCGCCATCGCGGTTGCAGCTGGGTCAGCCATACAGATCGCGCTTTGCGCAGCGCCCATAACGATCTTAGCAGGCTGGATCATGCACCGAGACGCAGCTTTTGATTTCAGCTTGTTTGAAGCGGCTGCCCTCTTAGGCGCAGCCGCACTTTCCACACGGCTTCTGATGAGCGATGGGCGGAGCAACCTGAAGATGCCGGGTATCAAAGGAACACTCAT AAAGGGCAATGCTAATTCCGGATAG